In a single window of the Nicotiana tomentosiformis chromosome 10, ASM39032v3, whole genome shotgun sequence genome:
- the LOC104107118 gene encoding uncharacterized protein, with protein MAKISTTHVNASLFTPDPYNPLHLFSSDIPEVSLVTIPLAGSGFGGLHRNMIVSLSARNKLAFVDGSCPKHVEDSPQLQQWNMCNNMVISWLTNSLSPDIAESVQYSEIAESIWTQLNKRYGSVDGTKVFELKKELASSFQGCSCPIKSNLQKEKEEDKVHQFLMGLNDAYVGARSNLLMMHHLPSLDSSYNILLQDERQR; from the exons ATGGCTAAAATAAGTACTACGCATGTTAATGCATCATTGTTCACTCCTGACCCCTATAACCCTCTACACCTATTTTCCTCTGATATTCCTGAGGTATCTCTCGTTACTATTCCTTTAGCTGGTAGTGGGTTTGGGGGATTGCATAGGAATATGATTGTATCCCTCTCAGCTAGAAATAAATTGGCTTTTGTCGATGGAAGTTGTCCTAAACATGTTGAGGATTCCCCTCAGCTTCAACAATGGAATATGTGCAACAACATGGTCATCTCTTGGTTGACTAATTCACTTTCCCCTGACATTGCTGAAAGTGTGCAGTATTCTGAGATTGCAGAGAGTATTTGGACTCAGCTTAATAAAAGATATGGTTCAGTCGATGGGACTAAGGTGTTTGAGTTGAAAAAGGAACTTGCCTCATCCTTCCAAGG ATGCTCTTGTcctatcaagtctaatcttcaaaAGGAAAAAGAGGAGGATAAGGTACATCAGTTCCTTATGGGACTTAATGATGCATATGTTGGTGCGAGGAGCAACTTGCTTATGATGCATCATCTACCTTCTCTTGATAGTTCTTACAATATCCTCCTCCAAGATGAAAGGCAAAGGTAA
- the LOC104107116 gene encoding uncharacterized protein, whose protein sequence is MGIQLENLVESIKSKVRKLKKSKKPYIKMDKSSSVKVEIRSKKARKLIEKTLQAADHPGKRSL, encoded by the coding sequence ATGGGGATTCAGTTAGAGAATTTGGTGGAGTCGATAAAGTCTAAGGTAAGAAAGTTGAAGAAATCAAAGAAGCCATATATCAAGATGGACAAAAGCTCAAGTGTCAAAGTTGAGATTCGTAGCAAGAAAGCTCGTAAACTTATTGAGAAAACACTCCAAGCTGCTGATCATCCCGGCAAGCGTAGCCTTTAA